The region TAACGTGACCGTTGGTGGCAACGATACTGACACGTCGCAGTCTATTAGTGCTGGCACACTGGCCATACTGGGAACTGGTAGCCATGTGACTGTTAGCACGGACGATCGCGGGGCTAAGTTTCTGCTAATTGCGGGCAAGCCTTTGGGTGAACCTGTTGCCCATGGAGGCCCCTTTGTGATGAATACTCAGGCTGAAGTGCTACAAGCCTATTACGACTATCAACAGGGTCTTTTCTAGGGGTCGCTAAGGGGATAGATTCACAGGGCAGCGTAGATGAATATCAAGACAGTAGCTGTAGGGAACTATACTGCCGCCTATCGAGAGGTTGGGCAAGGGGAAGCGATCGTCTGCTTGCATGGATTTTTGGGGGATGGCTCGGCATGGCAAGCTGTGACCCAGATGTTGGGCGATCGCTATCGTTGCCTTGCTCCTGACTTACTCGGATTTGGTGCCTCGTCTAAGCCAACCCTCAAGTACGTGATTGATCACCAAGTTGCATTTCTCCACCAGTTTGTGACAACCTTGGGCCTAGAGTCCTTTCACCTAGTGGGCTATTCCTACGGTGGTTGGACGGCTGCTGCCTACGGCATTGCTCTGGCTACCCAAACATTACCCCATCAAGCCAGTTCTACAACTCTACCCCACCTGCGGAGATTGATCCTAGTGGCCCCTGCAGGCATCCGAGATGACAGCTTTGTAGGACGCTATCATCATCTCAGACCATTGCTGTGGGCTAATCCGTTAGTTGATGTTGGCTTGGCTGCCCTGGGGCCAGTAGCACGACTGTTGGGCAAAGCAGAATTCTATGCTTGTGCTTGCAAGGCTCGACGTA is a window of Cyanobacteriota bacterium DNA encoding:
- a CDS encoding alpha/beta hydrolase — its product is MNIKTVAVGNYTAAYREVGQGEAIVCLHGFLGDGSAWQAVTQMLGDRYRCLAPDLLGFGASSKPTLKYVIDHQVAFLHQFVTTLGLESFHLVGYSYGGWTAAAYGIALATQTLPHQASSTTLPHLRRLILVAPAGIRDDSFVGRYHHLRPLLWANPLVDVGLAALGPVARLLGKAEFYACACKARRTLMQQPVARSFLVDRLRPEDAIDTVEQAIHHIAVPTLIIAAAHDQTIPLWHCQVYRDRIPQACLEILPDAGHDLIRTHSQA